Proteins encoded in a region of the Candidatus Scalindua japonica genome:
- a CDS encoding efflux RND transporter permease subunit — protein MINRLIRFCLENTFITLAITLLVIGAGYYSIKNVPVDAIPDISENQSIVFTDWPGRDPHTVEDQVTYPLTTSLEGVPGVKVVRSYSGFGFSVIYVIFKEDVEFYWARSRVLERLNVAQRWLPDGVVPVLGPDATALGQIFWYTVENGFFCPEHSGGVFVCPDDFTIASDEAGNCSEHDHQLVLKRVFNDGGACPMGDAELVKSNYNLGELRSLQDWYVRYQLNAVDGVSEVASVGGFVKQYQIDVDPDKMRAHRVKLSDIYDAVRKSNVDVGAKVIENYGMEYIIRGIGFIKNIEDVEEIVVKSTEGTPLYVKNVANVTFGPDFRRGGLDKEGAEVVGAVATMRYGENPLRVINSVKEKIRKIEPGLPSGVHIVPFYDRTQLIKETIGTLKKALTEEIIITIVIIAIFLFHIRSSLVVAITLPLAVLLAFTAMYRFGVDSNVMSLSGIAIAIGTLVDMGIIMTENIYRHLTESDGSKPRIEVIYEASREVAGAIITAVATTIISFIPVFFMESQEGKLFKPLAYTKTFALFASVVVAITIVPVLSNLFLREGNWRRRSSIILGSAPGICLIFIIRYLIFGRYETVSLSTAWVYSVIGGLIIGYLIYVMSRERLKPIQQNGISRAIYAVYEPTLRWILSHKVLFLIIPVFIVFSGISIWLGLGRIAYPIEKCLSYVKLDLDKIDPWVALKHKFPGIGREFMPALDEGSLLYMPSFLPAAGFTEVMTGLKKQDILMKQIPEVDMVVGKMGRAETALDPAPTSMIETIVNLKPKDQWRNVTIKRWYSNWYIPQWTKHILGLVWPEERTITKNEILEELRESADMPGVAPTWLQPIQTRVIMLQSGLRAMMGAKIYGDDLKEIERIGLQLEKILKQVPGAVDVIADRIVGKPYIEYKIDREAIARYGVDLEEVQEVIEIALGGKNITWTVEGRERYPVRVRYMREIRDDFEMLPQILVPTPTGAQIPIAQVCDIEYTIGPSMIKSEDTLLVGYVTFNTRERDEVSVVEDADKLVKAKIASGELNLPKGYYIKWAGQFENQVRANKRLVVLLPICLFVNFFILYIQFRSVMTTLFIYFAIPVSLAGGFILLNIFGYNLSVAVWVGFIALFGIAVDDGVVITTYLDQTFKKRKIKSVQDAREATVQAGLKRIRPCLMTSATTIIALMPVLLSTGRGSDVMKPMAIPTVGGMAVVLIAIFIVPCCYCGLMELKLKRGIKDPCFEENDTA, from the coding sequence CGACCCACATACAGTGGAAGACCAGGTTACATATCCATTAACTACCAGCCTCGAAGGAGTTCCGGGTGTTAAGGTAGTACGTTCATATTCGGGTTTTGGTTTTTCTGTAATTTACGTTATATTCAAGGAAGATGTTGAATTCTATTGGGCACGTTCAAGGGTATTGGAACGTCTTAATGTTGCACAAAGATGGCTGCCGGATGGTGTAGTTCCTGTGCTTGGACCTGATGCAACCGCACTGGGACAGATTTTCTGGTATACAGTTGAAAATGGTTTCTTTTGCCCTGAACATAGTGGTGGAGTTTTTGTTTGCCCTGATGATTTTACCATAGCTTCCGATGAGGCGGGCAATTGCTCTGAACATGATCATCAGCTTGTGCTTAAGCGGGTATTCAATGATGGTGGGGCCTGCCCGATGGGAGATGCCGAACTGGTAAAATCCAACTATAATCTGGGCGAGTTGCGTTCACTTCAGGATTGGTATGTGAGGTATCAGTTGAATGCTGTTGACGGGGTTTCTGAAGTGGCATCAGTTGGCGGCTTTGTAAAGCAATACCAGATAGATGTGGACCCTGACAAAATGAGAGCTCACAGGGTAAAGCTGTCTGATATTTATGATGCCGTGCGGAAATCAAATGTGGATGTTGGCGCAAAAGTTATAGAAAATTACGGGATGGAGTATATCATCCGTGGTATTGGTTTTATTAAAAACATTGAAGACGTAGAAGAAATTGTGGTTAAGTCTACAGAAGGGACTCCGCTATATGTAAAAAATGTAGCAAATGTGACATTTGGACCTGATTTCAGACGTGGTGGTCTGGATAAGGAAGGTGCGGAGGTGGTTGGTGCTGTAGCCACTATGAGGTATGGAGAGAATCCTTTACGGGTTATTAATAGTGTAAAGGAAAAGATCAGGAAGATAGAACCAGGTTTGCCGAGTGGTGTACACATTGTCCCCTTTTATGACAGAACACAGCTTATTAAAGAAACAATTGGCACGTTAAAGAAGGCGCTTACAGAAGAGATTATCATTACCATAGTAATTATAGCGATTTTCCTTTTCCATATCAGAAGTTCTCTTGTTGTCGCCATTACCCTGCCACTGGCCGTGCTTTTGGCGTTTACAGCAATGTATAGATTTGGTGTTGATTCAAATGTCATGTCCCTTTCCGGTATCGCCATTGCCATCGGTACATTGGTTGATATGGGCATAATAATGACAGAGAACATTTATCGCCATCTTACAGAGTCTGATGGTTCAAAGCCAAGAATTGAGGTTATCTATGAAGCAAGTAGAGAGGTTGCCGGTGCAATCATAACGGCTGTAGCGACTACCATAATCTCTTTTATACCAGTCTTTTTTATGGAGAGCCAGGAGGGTAAACTTTTTAAGCCATTGGCATACACAAAGACGTTTGCCTTATTCGCATCTGTAGTTGTTGCCATTACAATAGTGCCTGTCCTCAGTAACCTGTTCTTAAGGGAAGGAAATTGGAGGCGGAGGAGTTCAATAATACTTGGTAGTGCCCCAGGCATATGCTTAATCTTTATAATTCGTTATCTGATATTTGGTAGATATGAAACTGTCAGTTTATCTACTGCCTGGGTGTATTCAGTAATTGGAGGTTTGATTATAGGATATCTCATTTACGTAATGAGCAGGGAACGCCTCAAACCAATACAACAAAACGGTATATCCAGAGCTATCTATGCAGTATACGAACCCACTCTCAGATGGATACTCTCCCATAAAGTTCTTTTCCTGATAATTCCCGTATTTATAGTTTTTAGTGGTATTTCGATATGGCTGGGGCTGGGCCGGATTGCTTATCCGATTGAAAAGTGTTTGAGTTACGTTAAGTTGGATTTAGATAAAATAGACCCATGGGTTGCGCTTAAACACAAGTTTCCCGGTATAGGACGCGAGTTTATGCCCGCGCTGGACGAGGGGTCATTATTGTACATGCCTTCATTTTTGCCTGCTGCAGGTTTCACAGAGGTAATGACCGGTTTAAAAAAGCAGGATATATTAATGAAGCAGATACCTGAAGTGGATATGGTTGTTGGTAAGATGGGAAGGGCAGAGACGGCGCTTGATCCGGCCCCAACCTCAATGATTGAGACAATTGTAAACCTGAAGCCCAAGGACCAATGGAGAAATGTAACTATAAAAAGATGGTATTCAAATTGGTATATTCCACAGTGGACAAAACATATTCTCGGTTTGGTCTGGCCGGAGGAGAGGACTATCACAAAGAATGAGATACTTGAAGAATTACGTGAGTCAGCTGATATGCCTGGTGTTGCGCCCACGTGGCTTCAACCTATTCAGACCCGGGTGATCATGCTCCAGTCAGGCCTACGTGCAATGATGGGCGCAAAGATTTACGGTGATGATCTTAAAGAGATAGAACGTATTGGTTTGCAGCTGGAGAAGATTTTAAAACAAGTACCGGGTGCGGTGGATGTGATAGCTGATAGAATCGTTGGTAAACCGTATATTGAGTATAAAATAGACCGAGAAGCGATTGCAAGATATGGAGTCGATTTAGAGGAGGTCCAGGAGGTTATAGAGATTGCTCTCGGAGGTAAAAATATTACATGGACTGTTGAAGGCCGTGAACGTTATCCGGTCAGGGTCAGGTATATGAGAGAGATAAGGGATGATTTTGAAATGCTGCCACAGATACTTGTCCCGACTCCTACCGGAGCACAAATACCCATTGCTCAGGTATGTGATATAGAATATACAATAGGTCCTTCCATGATTAAGAGCGAAGACACTCTCCTGGTTGGGTATGTAACGTTTAACACCAGGGAGCGGGACGAGGTAAGTGTGGTTGAAGATGCTGATAAACTCGTAAAGGCAAAGATAGCATCCGGAGAGCTGAATTTGCCGAAAGGGTATTATATAAAATGGGCCGGCCAATTTGAAAACCAGGTAAGGGCTAACAAACGTCTGGTGGTCTTGTTGCCTATATGTCTTTTTGTGAACTTTTTTATTCTATACATACAATTTCGATCTGTAATGACAACATTATTCATTTACTTTGCGATTCCCGTGTCACTGGCAGGAGGATTTATCCTTCTTAATATCTTTGGATACAACCTTAGTGTTGCGGTATGGGTTGGTTTTATTGCTCTATTTGGTATCGCAGTGGACGATGGTGTTGTTATCACAACGTATCTTGACCAGACATTTAAGAAGAGAAAGATAAAGTCTGTTCAAGATGCCAGGGAGGCCACTGTGCAGGCAGGCCTTAAACGTATCCGTCCATGTCTGATGACATCCGCCACTACTATAATTGCCCTGATGCCTGTTCTCTTATCTACCGGTCGGGGTTCAGACGTAATGAAACCAATGGCAATACCCACCGTTGGAGGAATGGCTGTAGTATTGATAGCTATATTCATTGTACCATGCTGTTATTGTGGACTTATGGAACTGAAGCTGAAGAGGGGCATCAAGGACCCTTGCTTTGAGGAAAATGACACGGCCTGA
- a CDS encoding type II toxin-antitoxin system VapC family toxin, with product MKPKVYIETTIVSYLTSRPSRDLIIAAHQQITKEWWETRQQHFEMYISQLVVKESKAGDENAAKRRIKELEKISILETNEEALKLSKILIAKKLVPQKAIEDAIHVSVATVHGMDYLLTWNCTHIANAEMRHLIEFQCSELGYQAPVICTPEELMGGQND from the coding sequence ATGAAACCAAAAGTTTATATTGAAACTACAATTGTAAGTTATCTTACATCAAGACCTAGCAGAGATTTAATTATTGCCGCCCATCAGCAAATAACAAAAGAATGGTGGGAGACAAGGCAACAACACTTTGAAATGTATATTTCTCAATTAGTTGTTAAAGAGTCAAAGGCTGGTGATGAAAATGCTGCTAAAAGAAGAATAAAGGAACTAGAGAAAATTTCAATACTTGAAACAAATGAAGAAGCTTTAAAGCTATCAAAAATATTAATTGCCAAAAAACTTGTTCCTCAAAAAGCGATTGAAGATGCTATTCATGTATCAGTTGCAACTGTTCATGGTATGGATTATTTACTGACATGGAATTGTACTCATATAGCAAATGCTGAAATGAGGCACTTAATAGAATTTCAGTGTTCTGAATTGGGATATCAAGCACCAGTCATATGTACACCTGAAGAATTAATGGGAGGTCAAAATGATTAA
- a CDS encoding thiol-disulfide oxidoreductase DCC family protein, translated as MKSTVLIYDAECSLCCGCMSWIKSHAMEADVFEFIACQSEERKSRFPKIREELCREAIHMVTPDGRILTGDKSLPEILRNLRYFRWLAILFKMPVISFLSFLVYRWVANNRYIISHTIHKHQS; from the coding sequence ATGAAATCTACTGTACTAATATATGATGCGGAGTGCAGCTTATGCTGCGGGTGTATGAGCTGGATTAAATCACACGCAATGGAAGCAGATGTGTTTGAATTTATCGCGTGTCAATCGGAAGAACGTAAGAGCCGATTTCCGAAGATAAGAGAGGAATTATGTAGGGAAGCTATACACATGGTTACCCCTGATGGACGTATCCTGACAGGCGACAAATCGTTGCCGGAAATACTTCGCAACTTAAGATATTTCAGATGGCTGGCAATTTTATTCAAGATGCCTGTAATCAGTTTTCTATCTTTTTTGGTCTATCGCTGGGTAGCAAACAATAGATATATTATTTCACATACTATTCACAAACATCAGTCATAA